atctgattcaAACATAAGCCCAGTCCACTTGCATAAAAGCTAACCATCATTTCGAATCCCAACAAAATAAAAACCCCGAACCAGACCCATTCTTTTCCTTCCCCCCTAGGACTATAATCTTTTCTTAAACCCTAAACACGCGCCCACTCTCTCAGCTCAGCACGAAGCAGCAATGGCGGACGTAGTTCAATACCGTCTCGAGCGCATGGTGGACGAGCTCGATGACCTCGAAAGTCGAGGTATCTTCACTCGTCGCGAGATCGCCGAGATAGTTAAGCAACGTCGCAAGTTCGAATACCGACTCAAGCGGCCTTCTCCCCTCAAGCAAGATTTCATTGCCTATATCGACTACGAGACTCAGCTCGACGCTCTCCGCCGGCTCCGTAAAAAAGCTGCAACTCGTGAACTCTTGCGCCAAGGAAAGAAGAAGACCAAGACGAGAAAATCGGTTTCCGATTTCGCCCCCGTCTCGAGAATCATGGAGATATATAGACTTGCCGTTATGAGGTATAAAGGAGATGTTGAGCTTTGGTTTCGGTACCTTGAGTTTTGTAGGCAGAGAAAGAATGGGAGAATGAAAAAGGTAcgttttttaatttcttattttctgTTTGGATATGGAAAAGAAGATTTTTTTTGGTGGGGGTGTAATTTGGGTTTTAGAGGTGAATGATAatttaaatttgttgattttcaAAAACTATTGTAGGTTTTGGCCCTAGTGATTAGGTTCCATCCTAAGCTGCCAGGAGTTTGGATATATGCAGCAGCTTGGGAATTTGATCATAACTTGAATGTGGCTGCTGCTCGTGCTTTAATGCAAAGTGGTTTGAGAATGTGTCCTAACTCAGAAGACCTTTGGGTAGAGTATCTTAGGATGGAACTTACTTACCTTAACAAGCTAAAAGCTCGAAAGGTTGCTCTTGGGGAGGATAAAGGAACCTTAGTTCGTGATAAAAAGGATGCCGATGAAAAGCAATGGAAGGAGGAAAACACAGATTTGTTTATGTCCCTTGATGATGAAGACAAAGAAAACAATGATCATGTGTCAGATGAAGAGTCTGAGAAGAAATTGGATTTGTTTTCAGAGCATGCATCGGGGCTTCTTAAAACGATATATGGTGGGGCAATTCAAGCACTTCCTTCTAGTTTTAGCCTCAGGAAACAATTTCTTGAGATACTGGAATCAATAGAGGTGGCAGATTCAGAGGAGCTTCGTATTGAGATACTGAGGGATATGAAGAGAGACTTTTCAGCTGAtcctgaatattgggattggttagCAAGACTTGAAATGCCTGATGCCTCAATTACGGGGGAgaagaatgaagatgccatgtaTTCTCGGTTGCAAAAGGCAGTTCAGGTTTGAAGCTATTAACTATATATTACCTAGTAAAAATCTAGCGAGCATATTTATGAAATCATATACATTATTTCTCTGCCATGTACAGGTTTATGAAGAGGCAATAAAAGCAGTGCCTTCAGCCACGATGTTTAAATTGTACATAAATTTTTTGCTGGATGCCATTGCTTCTGAAAGAGGAGAAGTAGAAGCCTTTAGCTTATCCAATCATGCCTCCAGCTATATTTCAGATATCTTGAAGGTTTATGAGAAGGCTGAAACAACAGGGTGTCTTACTGAAGAACTTGCTTGCCAATGTATTTCATTTTACACACAACTGGGGAGATTGGAGGAAGCCAAGAAAGTAGCAGAGAACCTTTGCAGTGGAAAAATTTCAGATTCAGTACAACTGTGGCTTTTAAGGGTTTCAGTAGACATTAGATGTATCACAAAGGATTCTCTTTCTCCTAGCAAGGCTGATGCATTATCCATCTTTGAACTTTTTAGAACTGTTCTAACAAAAATGTCAATATCAGAAGCTGAGAGCTTGTGGATAATGGTATGTCTCAGCATTAATTTCCATCTTTGCTTTTCTGTTCTATTCGATGCTCTAGTTGATGTTTATTTGTTGATAATCCCCTTGCTGAATGAACCTTGGATTCCCTGAAGTCATGATTTGCCTAAACATATTGGAATGCGCTTTATCATCTGTGCATTGTTTGTGTATGAAAAGTTACTGTACTTTTATTTCTTCACCTACTACATCAGAAACAGAAAGGCAATAAAGTTGATGAGTATGAAAGTCCTGGTGTAATGCTATCTCATTCTGCAGGCTCTCAAATTCTTTGCAAATCAGAAaaaatcttttgagaagctgattGAACTTTCTCTCAAAGCAGTCGCTAAATATGGTGGCAGTGAGAATGGGTTCTCTCTTTCTTCAGCTGTAGTTAATTTCATCCTTCAAAAGGATGGACTTAAACATGCAAGAGAGGTTTATAAGCGGTATGTTCTCATCTCTTCAGTCAATGTTTCTTATTACTTCTATTTTGCCCTCGATTGTATCCCCAGAGGAATTTTAAGTTTTAAGAGTTGCTTGCTGATGTGCTTTTGCATCTATATGTTAAGTACCAGAACAGGATCAATTTGTCTAGAAAAGTTCTCCGTCAATGTTAGAAGTTTCTAACTTTTTGTCCTCTGCAAATTGTAGATTCCTGGCTCTACCTCATCCAGGTCTTGCATTATACAAAAATTGCattgaattagagtcaaatcttgCTTCTCTTGGCAACGAGGATTCTCTAGTAAATACCCGAAAGTTGTACGAAGCTGCACTTGCAACTTATGACCAAGACACTAGCTTATGGAAAGATTACCATTCCCTGGAAACTAAGGTGCGGTTTATGTGATTTCTTTCAAACCATTGGCTCGGATTCTAACTTGTATCATGTCCTCACTCACTGTCTCCCAACCCATTTTTACAGTTGGGAACAACAGAAACTGCTGCTGCTATCTATTGGCGGGCTCGGAAATCCTTAAAGGACTCTGCTGTAGATTTTACTTCCCCTGATTAGTTATAATTTCTGCATATTTTTGACAGTTTCTGCAATTTTGATGTCTATTATCTTAGGGAAAACAGAGGAAATCCAGTAATCTTAAGTTCCGAAAGGGaattttgagtaaaatttaaaccaTAACTCCAATAGACAAAGTAGTGTTAGATATGATTATACTACATGAACtcgagaaaaataattaaatttaacacacGATAAATTAACAAACCATAGCATGCCCTGTCAGTTAATAGAAAAACCAGATCCATTAGCATTAATTGCAGGGGCTTAAAAGTTTACTGGAAACAAGGAAACTCGATAACTGGAGCCAAGGAGAAATATGTTGGAGCTGAGCCTGAAATGTAAAATTGATCTTAGGATGGTTTGTAATATTTTGTAGGTACAAATGGCATTTTCGTGACAACCCCATCATAAGCCTTTCCTCTTACCAAAATCTTAGCTTTGGTGCCTGCCTTGTGTAACCCAGATTTCACGTATCCCATTGCTATGTTCTTCTTAAGGCAAGGACTAAATCCTCCGCTGGTGATTTCACCAATGTTGTTCCCTTTCTCGTCCTGAATCTCACTGTGGGATCGAGGAGGTGGACCATTGGAGGTGAAGCCAACTCGCCTGATTGACGGCCCCTCTTCCAGTTGTTTAAGGATTACCTCAGCTCCTAGGAATCCACCTTCTGCTCTCCTCCTCTTCCCTATGGCCCAGGTCAGTCCAGCCTCCACTGGTGTTATATGTTGCTCCATGTCATTACCATATAAACACAGGCCGGCTTCAAGTCGGAGACTGTCTCGAGCTCCAAGTCCTGTCAACCTAACCTTCCCTCCAGATTTCTCCAAGATTGCTTTAGCAAGATCCACGGCATTTTCAGAGGGAACTGAGATTTCAAATCCATCTTCACCAGTGTACCTACGATGGATTAAAGAGACAACTCATCAGTTGTCCTCCCACAGCATCCCAACAAGGGATAACATCACCATGCCAACCAAATTACTCTTTGAATAGCAAGAAGAAATACAAATGGAAGCTTACCCCGTTCGAGTAAGAAAGCATAATGCACCATTGATATACATTATACGGAATTCCCCAAAATATAGCTTGCTCAGATCTTCCTTTGTAAGATGTTGAAGAACTGGTGCAGCGAGAGGACCCTGCAAGACAAAAGACGGGGATGTTTCAACTTTCTAAGATGACATCCATTTATcttcaaattcaattaaatggcATATTCTACAAACCGTATCCACCATCATTGACAACACAAGACTAATTTTTTCTACATATAGTGAGAGGACAAGCTACAAACAGAGTAATAACAGCTAAACCCGAACAAGGTTCAATTACCACAGGCAATTCTTTCTCTCAAAACCTGCAAACTGCAAGCACATCAAGCCATTCAAGAGTAAAAGGAAAACATTTGAACGGAGAAACATTTGCATGGAATGAACTCAAGAAAAAAGCAGAAGTATGCATTTCTGATTCAAAACAATCACCAACAAGTTGCAAGGAAGCAAAATAATGAATCTATAAAGAGAATCAGAGCTGGAGACGTGCAACTAGAAGAGTCTAGAGATTAACCTGGAGAGCTAGGAGAGATCTCTCATCATGGATGTGCCACGAGACATCCCCACCTTTGGACTTGAATGCCTTCATATGCTCTTCGATGTGAGCCAGATCTTTATCCCTACAGCCTGCATTCACAACTAGGTAAATGTGATCATCCTTCACTTTGGTGATCACGGAATCATCAATTGCCCCTCCCTTCTCGTTTGTAAAAACAGTTAGTGTTCCCGTTCCAGGGGCGAGTCCAGCAACATCAGCAATGACGAGCTTTTCAAGGAATGGAACACAGTCCTTTCCCTTAAGGCTCAACCCACACATATGAGAAACGTCAAAGAGTGAACCATTCTGCCTGCAATTCACCGTAGAGTCCATGATCGAGTCCTTGTACTGGATTGGCATGCTCCATCCAGCGAATGGGACCATCTTCCCACCATGAGCAACGTGGAAGTCATAAAGAACAGTCTTTTTCAGATCAGCTTCTGAAGCAAAGAATCGACGTGCTGCAGCCTTCTTGTCAGCCTGAGCTACACGGCGTGTAATCGATTGCCCAAGATGCCAAAGACTTCCCCTCATCTTCTAAAGTTGAAAAATCAAACGAACAGTAATCTTCCAGAAATAAGTAGTAACACAATCTTGTAACACTAAGAATAGCATTCACATCTCACTTCAAAAGTTGGGTAGTTGAAGATAGTCCAAGTAATGCTCAATTATGTGTTAAGGAAACACAAGTTCTAAGAAAAGTTGCACAAAAACAAACGACTAGCAACAGGCAAAAGCAGTGGTAAAGGAAATCATTCTAATTGAAAGGGGAAAGTGATTTTGACATCATTGTGCTATATTCAAGTCAAATGGTTCTGGGAAATACCATAGGTCAAAAACATGATTAGCAAACAGAATGGAAATATGCGGTACATTTAACGCCTAAAGTTGAAGAGTAATTCAATGCAAATGCTTACTGGCTTCAAAATCACACGAGCAATCCAATGAACCGGTTCAATTTCAATGTTTAAAGTCCAAAACCATATTACTAATCAAACATCAAATGAACTTCACAGATGATATAACCCAAAACGATCTAGAAATCAGCGTTGAACTATCCACGACAAacattcacacacacacacacacacacacacaaaaatcaGACCATCTTCAATGAAAAACACCCCATTATGCCCAAGTTTTAGAGATGTAAACGATCGGAACATAAAAGGGTAATTAACAAAAGAAACCAATGCTGTCGCGTTATCAATCAAATTCACCACATCATAAAGAAACAAATAATGATACCAAGTTGTTAAAGACATAAAAACAAACAATGAAATAAGAGAAAACAAGAATGGAAAGGGCTTACAAAGGACCTTTCTTTGCGTTATTCTTCTTCAAAACTCAAAAGAGAGCAATTCAGATAGCACAATAGAACATTGCTCAGCTAAGAGATAAAAAAAAGGATAGCCTTTTATATATGGGTGGAAGACATCCATTGGCAGtattaaaaagatttaaaaaaagaataagatcAATTGATAGTAAATTAGCGGGTGAAGGAGGGCTTGTCGCAAAATCGAGAAAAACAAATAGCCAACAAAGCCACATCGTCAGCGAGTGGTGCTTAGAGGATTTTGGAGCTATATATTTCACCACTTCCCAATCCTCTGTCTTGACCACCTCACCCACATGTATCTACTCGCTTAATCTAACGGCTGTCATGACGAGGAATCTAAATGTCTGTTGCTGATTTTATGCGAGGCTAAATGTAATGGGCCTGTGATTGAACTGAGTTTAGAAACGAGTACAGGGGATAAGAGGGACCCTTGTAGTTGAGAGATCACTATgaagataaattttttttttgttcatttaagAAAATACTGTTGTTactactttaaaaataaaaagaaggaaaTGAAGAGTTGATGAGATGAGACTTTTGCCAGGTCGACCACCCAAGGTAGGTGACGCTGGAATTAGCCAAAAGTTTTGTGGCAATAGTATTGATTTCCTTAATAGcagaagaaaattgaagaaaatgggTTCCCGGAAATCTCAAAATTTGAGCATTCCAATTCATTCTACAGCGAGTAAGTATGTGCCGTGTCCAAAGCTATACCAGCAAGCTTATATGGTTCCCCCCATTGTATCAAACAGCAGCCTCCATGGATCCTGGAAATAGCTACTTGGGCTTAAATTTTAGACCCAAATGACTCAGTGACCCAGTCCCAAGCATACAATGTTGAACACTTCTTAATCCTTCAAAAATAATTGGAAGACTCAACAATGTCAACATCCAATCCATTGACCCTTAATTTCCTCGTGTTAACATATCATCTGAGAGACAAAGCCAATAATATTCATTTCTTCtactttgaaatttgaaatttcttaTTTTATATCTATACAATTCTTTCCCCCTTTTCAAGAAAAGTAAAATACGAAGAACaaccaaataaaataatcaaCTTTAAAGAAAATATGCATGAGCCATTACGTACATTTTCCATAGGTCAACCTTATCTCGTATAGTCTTTacaaaattgtacaaaaaaaatattataagtgGTTAATTGAGTGAATCTAAGAATCAATGAACAATCCTTGTATATATGCACATGTTGTGAGGATGAATCTCTATACGTTAAAACAACTTGCTTGCGAATTCATCAATGGGGCTTCCGTCTATACAAGAATAACTGGGTTTTTTGGCTAGATCTCTCAGCTGTGATAAGCTTCTTCCCAATTGCAATGCCACCTTCATTTCAAACAACTCCCCATTTTCTCTTTCCCCCAAATCGCTTTCACTCAGAGTCGATTCAATTGATTCTTGCACGAGCTTGAAGAAACCGGCGTTGTTcctatacatctcgaacaccatACCAACTTGGCCACCGTGCTCGAATGTGTTGACAGCCGAAGCTAAAGCACCTGCAACAGCTGCCATTATTGCTGCCCAAGGACCATTGGAGGGACCCATAAAGGCAGATCCTAGAGCTGCAATCCCAGTTAGTAATGGCCCTGATGCAGCTAAAACTTTGTTCATCTTCAGTGCCTTGTTGCCTAGCCTTTCGTAATCTTCACTGTCTTTTCTCTTAATCACCTCTACGACTTGTCTCATTTCCAGTTCCAGCTCCTCCGTCCATCCATTGCTCTCTACCTTTCCGTTAGAGtgcttttgtttgtttgttttctgAGTCTGGGTCTTTGGCCACCAAACAGCAGGCTCTAAACTTTCCGGAAATTTTTCAAGCATTACGCCTAACAAGGGAAGAGGGTAAGCTTTATCAAGAGCCAACACTTTCTCCATAGCATCTTTGACCTCTTCTTTGCTTGGAGAACCAATGGCCAGTAGGGTTTCTATTTGTCCCTGGAGCTGCTTAAACAATCTCGTCGCATTACGCTGCTCTTCCACAAGCTGTGAAGGTTGGATTTTGTTCATCATCACCAACATTCCCGTGGCTGCAGAGAACAAGAGAGTCGAAGCCAGCTTCAAACCCAAAACAGAAATCCCAGCGCCGCCAGTTGCCGTAACACCAGCCATGGTTGCGGCGGTGAGGGTGATCATGTTGATGGAGTTAAGAAGAAGGGCGTTCCAGTTTTCCCGTTGTTGGCCGACGTTGTTGTGGATCTCCACTCTATCAACAACGGACTCTAAGATAGCATAAAGTTGTACGGTAGCCATTGCAACAGATGAGCTTTCTTGAACCGGCCGTGTCTCACTCCCAATGACATTCTTTTCAAATGGGATTGTATTTACGAACCCATCCCTAGTATTCAATTCCACAGGTAAGCTTTTggttggtacttttggaaccgAAAACCGTATTGATGGAAGCTTTGGGACAGATATAGCGGCATGGATTTGCtttgaaggagaagaagaaaaggctAGAAAGTTAGAAGCTTGCAAAGAAGCCATGTGAGGGCGTTTCTTGTTTAAGATCTCTTCTGTTGGTGAACTTGTATTAGAAACAAAGTTCAAAAAACTGCGGCTTTGAGCAAATTAGAAAAGGGAGATGTTTGCTTGCAGATGTTAAGGATGAAAGGTGAGGGGGGCCGGGCTTTGGAGGCTATATTTATAACAACCAAGCCAACGAAGGCGAGGATTAAACTGAGTTGAGGAGGTCAAGTCATGTTGcaaaaaaaataattgttgaCCGACTGGTTGAATTGACTAGTCTCTTTGGCTGACCTATTCGCCCCCATAATTTTGAAGCTCAAGATTTTATTTCCTCTTTTGGTAAGAAAACTGACACCGTTGGCGTATAAAGGCAAGAACTGGATCGTTTCAATTAATACGAGCGTCATTAAAGAAAAGAGATTGGCAAAGGCAATGCAGGGCATGGCATCCTGCagtcataaatgtttatattcATCTTCTGCTAAGGCTTTCATATATTTGCCTTTGCTTTTGGTGGGGAAGTGatttttcgataaaaattaatagaaattatgaaaaagttgtaaaaattaagATCTATACAagaaaattatagttttttttaaaggtttGGGTTAGATTTTAATGGGGGCTTGAAGTGCGAAAATAATTTGAGTTGGATGGGGGTGTCGAGTAAAGATTCCAAGAAATAATGTATTTAATATTTGGTAGTTTAAGGTGAGTGATGAGTAATAATTTTGATTGAGAATAGATGATGGATCCAAGTTGATACAGATAGTTTACACAATGGTATAGGGCAATATgtatgaaaaaaacaaaaaaatgagtactaatttttattaaaaaaatttaaaaattattagaaattactaaaatattataagttcttgaaaaaaattataaaatgcatgtcattaaaaattattaaatgttatgaaaatttaaaattaattctctTTTCTAtaagttttcattatttttataatttttgataaattttatataatctttaaaaatcaattaagtcctcctaaaatattttaaaaaaccaaTTAAATCCTCAATGACAACATTTTTCCACGCTAACCGTCAtgttatcaaaatttttatatcaaCCGCTACATCAGCACTTAACAATCCATGAAGGACCTTAACGAAAATAACAATTcaaattaattgttatttttaaattaagaatCCAATTGATTGTACTTTTCAACTAAAAATCCAATTAATTTTCGAATACTTTCGAGGGGGGGTTTAGTACTTTAGccaaaaactaattaaaaaacaTATGACAACTTTTAATACTGGATTgtagagttttaaattttattactcgTGATGATTAGGTAGATGAATAATGAAGTTTGTTAACTCAAATTGATGTCacattttataaaagaaaactaaattaaTAAGATATATAATGATTTGTTAGCCCCAGTGGTATAATGAATTAAAGTTTTGCTGCTGACTTTCCATATTATGGGTTTACGGCTGTGTTTACAGTGAAGACACTTCACACCGTCGCCTGCATTCAACCTTTTTcagggtttttttttttccttcattagtAAAACAAATGATCAAATATTCCTATTTAGTGTTGGCTTGATACAGATTTGATCTCCAAGTTGTGAATTGTTTTTAGATTATACTTACATCatccaatattttattattgtttaatttataataaaaataaatttgaatgtgCATTTTTATTGACCTTTAGAAAGAACATTTCAAAAGTAAATGAACGTAAAAGAATGTGTCTTATATATGATGGCTTAAGGAGAAAACTAAACTTAAAAGCAAAACCTGAAAACCATCTTATAAGAAAAACCCGTCATATAGTTTGACTGTTTTAATGACATTAATTCATCTCACGATTTAGTTCTTTGTATATATTTGGGTTGTGcttttaattacaattaattatatgttaattaaaaccggaattaaaattaaaattaaaattaaatggaaTAACTTAATTCTAATTAGTTAAACTAAATAGTTTACATGAAAAAAGATTGAAACA
The genomic region above belongs to Gossypium hirsutum isolate 1008001.06 chromosome D05, Gossypium_hirsutum_v2.1, whole genome shotgun sequence and contains:
- the LOC107905915 gene encoding U3 small nucleolar RNA-associated protein 6 homolog, coding for MADVVQYRLERMVDELDDLESRGIFTRREIAEIVKQRRKFEYRLKRPSPLKQDFIAYIDYETQLDALRRLRKKAATRELLRQGKKKTKTRKSVSDFAPVSRIMEIYRLAVMRYKGDVELWFRYLEFCRQRKNGRMKKVLALVIRFHPKLPGVWIYAAAWEFDHNLNVAAARALMQSGLRMCPNSEDLWVEYLRMELTYLNKLKARKVALGEDKGTLVRDKKDADEKQWKEENTDLFMSLDDEDKENNDHVSDEESEKKLDLFSEHASGLLKTIYGGAIQALPSSFSLRKQFLEILESIEVADSEELRIEILRDMKRDFSADPEYWDWLARLEMPDASITGEKNEDAMYSRLQKAVQVYEEAIKAVPSATMFKLYINFLLDAIASERGEVEAFSLSNHASSYISDILKVYEKAETTGCLTEELACQCISFYTQLGRLEEAKKVAENLCSGKISDSVQLWLLRVSVDIRCITKDSLSPSKADALSIFELFRTVLTKMSISEAESLWIMALKFFANQKKSFEKLIELSLKAVAKYGGSENGFSLSSAVVNFILQKDGLKHAREVYKRFLALPHPGLALYKNCIELESNLASLGNEDSLVNTRKLYEAALATYDQDTSLWKDYHSLETKLGTTETAAAIYWRARKSLKDSAVDFTSPD
- the LOC107905916 gene encoding aminomethyltransferase, mitochondrial; this encodes MRGSLWHLGQSITRRVAQADKKAAARRFFASEADLKKTVLYDFHVAHGGKMVPFAGWSMPIQYKDSIMDSTVNCRQNGSLFDVSHMCGLSLKGKDCVPFLEKLVIADVAGLAPGTGTLTVFTNEKGGAIDDSVITKVKDDHIYLVVNAGCRDKDLAHIEEHMKAFKSKGGDVSWHIHDERSLLALQGPLAAPVLQHLTKEDLSKLYFGEFRIMYINGALCFLTRTGYTGEDGFEISVPSENAVDLAKAILEKSGGKVRLTGLGARDSLRLEAGLCLYGNDMEQHITPVEAGLTWAIGKRRRAEGGFLGAEVILKQLEEGPSIRRVGFTSNGPPPRSHSEIQDEKGNNIGEITSGGFSPCLKKNIAMGYVKSGLHKAGTKAKILVRGKAYDGVVTKMPFVPTKYYKPS
- the LOC107905913 gene encoding probable F-box protein At4g22030, giving the protein MASLQASNFLAFSSSPSKQIHAAISVPKLPSIRFSVPKVPTKSLPVELNTRDGFVNTIPFEKNVIGSETRPVQESSSVAMATVQLYAILESVVDRVEIHNNVGQQRENWNALLLNSINMITLTAATMAGVTATGGAGISVLGLKLASTLLFSAATGMLVMMNKIQPSQLVEEQRNATRLFKQLQGQIETLLAIGSPSKEEVKDAMEKVLALDKAYPLPLLGVMLEKFPESLEPAVWWPKTQTQKTNKQKHSNGKVESNGWTEELELEMRQVVEVIKRKDSEDYERLGNKALKMNKVLAASGPLLTGIAALGSAFMGPSNGPWAAIMAAVAGALASAVNTFEHGGQVGMVFEMYRNNAGFFKLVQESIESTLSESDLGERENGELFEMKVALQLGRSLSQLRDLAKKPSYSCIDGSPIDEFASKLF